From Leifsonia sp. fls2-241-R2A-40a, one genomic window encodes:
- a CDS encoding phosphoglyceromutase: MAAPYTLILLRHGSSEWNEKNLFTGWVDVRLSETGVAEAKRAGELLRDSGLQADVLHTSVLTRAIQTANYALDVSDRLWIPVQRSWRLNERHYGALQGLDKAETLEKYGPEQFQLWRRSFDVPPPPLPDDSEFSQVGDPRYAGLGDDLPRTECLKDVIARMLPYWESDITRDLGDGKTVLVTAHGNSLRALVKHLDGISDEDIAGLNIPTGIPLVYKLGDDFTPLEPSYYLDPEAAAAGAAAVAAQGKK, translated from the coding sequence ATGGCCGCTCCCTACACCCTCATCCTCCTGCGCCACGGCAGCAGCGAGTGGAACGAGAAGAACCTGTTCACCGGCTGGGTCGACGTGCGTCTCAGTGAGACCGGCGTCGCGGAGGCGAAGCGGGCGGGCGAACTGCTCCGCGACTCCGGGCTGCAGGCCGACGTCCTGCACACCTCCGTGCTCACCCGCGCCATCCAGACCGCCAACTACGCGCTCGACGTCTCCGACCGGCTGTGGATCCCGGTGCAGCGCTCCTGGCGCCTCAACGAGCGCCACTACGGCGCTCTGCAGGGGCTCGACAAGGCAGAGACCCTCGAGAAGTACGGTCCTGAGCAGTTCCAGCTCTGGCGTCGCTCGTTCGACGTCCCGCCGCCGCCGCTGCCCGACGACAGCGAGTTCTCGCAGGTGGGCGACCCGCGCTACGCCGGCCTCGGCGACGACCTGCCGCGCACCGAGTGCCTCAAGGACGTCATCGCCCGGATGCTGCCCTACTGGGAGTCGGACATCACGCGCGATCTGGGCGACGGGAAGACGGTGCTGGTCACGGCGCACGGCAACTCGCTGCGCGCGCTGGTGAAGCACCTCGACGGCATCTCGGACGAGGACATCGCCGGGTTGAACATCCCGACCGGCATCCCGCTCGTCTACAAGCTCGGCGACGACTTCACGCCGCTCGAGCCGTCGTACTACCTCGACCCGGAGGCCGCTGCGGCCGGAGCCGCGGCCGTCGCCGCTCAGGGCAAGAAGTAG
- a CDS encoding class I SAM-dependent methyltransferase: MASGAVGTVTRGTTNTNRLRRVDRWIAAQRELRRAADPVVVDLGYGASGVTALELHQRLAKIRPDVHVIGLEIEPGRVRTANEQLEAVREGRTGFDPEARIRFDLGGFEVPLPEGGRATVIRAFNVLRQYREHEVADAWSRMRSRLQPHGLLVEGTCDEIGRISSWVALDPAGPRSLTVSLRLRELDAPSVVAERLPKALIHRNVPGERVHAFLSELDQRWRIHSPLAAYGPSQRWIAVAQGMREAGWPIVGRRSRWRLGELTVAWAAVAPND, from the coding sequence ATGGCTTCCGGCGCCGTCGGCACGGTCACTCGTGGCACGACGAACACCAACCGGCTGCGCCGTGTCGATCGCTGGATCGCGGCGCAGCGGGAGCTCCGTCGCGCCGCCGACCCGGTCGTCGTCGACCTCGGCTACGGCGCCAGCGGTGTCACCGCGCTGGAGTTGCACCAGCGGCTCGCGAAGATCCGTCCGGACGTGCACGTCATCGGGCTGGAGATCGAACCGGGCCGCGTCCGGACCGCGAACGAGCAGCTCGAAGCGGTGCGTGAGGGACGGACCGGCTTCGACCCGGAGGCGCGCATCCGCTTCGATCTCGGCGGGTTCGAGGTTCCGCTGCCCGAGGGCGGTCGGGCGACCGTGATCCGCGCCTTCAACGTCCTCCGGCAGTACCGCGAGCACGAGGTCGCGGATGCGTGGAGCCGGATGCGCTCACGCTTGCAGCCGCACGGTCTCCTGGTCGAGGGGACGTGCGACGAGATCGGCCGCATCTCCAGCTGGGTCGCGCTCGATCCCGCCGGCCCGCGCTCGCTCACGGTGTCGTTGCGGCTGCGCGAGCTCGACGCCCCGTCCGTCGTGGCGGAACGGCTGCCGAAGGCGCTCATCCACCGCAACGTCCCGGGCGAACGCGTGCACGCGTTCCTCTCCGAGCTCGACCAGCGGTGGCGCATCCATTCGCCGCTCGCCGCGTACGGGCCCAGCCAGCGCTGGATCGCGGTGGCTCAGGGGATGCGCGAGGCCGGCTGGCCCATCGTCGGACGCCGCTCCCGCTGGCGGCTCGGCGAGCTCACGGTCGCCTGGGCGGCCGTCGCGCCGAACGACTGA
- a CDS encoding CarD family transcriptional regulator translates to MLFEVGETVVYPHHGAATITEVKKRIIKGEEKLYLKLNVTQGDLTIEVPAENVDLVGVRDVIGKEGLDRVFEVLRAPFTEEPTNWSRRYKANLEKLASGDVIKVSEVVRDLWRRDQDRGLSAGEKRMLAKARQILISELALAEKTDDEKASTLLDEVLAS, encoded by the coding sequence ATGCTTTTCGAGGTTGGCGAGACAGTCGTCTATCCGCACCACGGTGCCGCAACGATCACCGAAGTCAAGAAGAGAATCATCAAGGGTGAAGAGAAGCTGTACCTCAAGCTCAATGTGACTCAGGGCGACCTCACCATCGAGGTTCCTGCCGAGAACGTCGACCTGGTCGGCGTCCGCGATGTCATCGGCAAGGAGGGCCTCGACCGCGTGTTCGAGGTGCTGCGAGCCCCCTTCACCGAGGAGCCGACCAACTGGTCCCGCCGGTACAAGGCCAACCTTGAGAAGCTCGCCTCCGGCGATGTCATCAAGGTCTCCGAGGTCGTCCGCGACCTCTGGCGCCGCGATCAGGACCGTGGACTCTCCGCCGGTGAGAAGCGCATGCTCGCGAAGGCACGCCAGATCCTGATCTCCGAACTGGCTCTGGCCGAGAAGACCGACGACGAGAAGGCTTCGACCCTTCTCGACGAGGTGCTGGCCTCCTAG
- a CDS encoding ATP-binding protein, whose product MDSTWLVLLSLGLGLAVGAGFVWILHIAARRGHNAAQVVNPAVPDGVDQVLDALESAGVVLDPSNNVIKASPGAHSIGLVWNGALVHPHLVDLVDRVRRTGESLTEECELSRGPFGDAGIHLSVRVARLGSRYILLLAEDRTESFRLEAVRRDFVANISHELKTPIGAVSLLAEALDDASDDPDQVRRFALRLSEEAQRLARITQDIIELSRLQATDALGDATELSASKVVKAAIDQNRVAAETRNIELAMRGDKQAIVLGNEALLVTAVHNLISNAIQYSPDDSRVGIGVRNSGGVVEIAVTDQGEGIPEDDLDRVFERFFRVDQARSRNTGGTGLGLSIVKHAVQNHGGEVRVWSQPGRGSTFTIRLPEASTVRPPLGDTQ is encoded by the coding sequence ATGGACTCCACCTGGTTGGTGCTGCTGTCGCTGGGCCTGGGGCTCGCCGTCGGCGCCGGTTTCGTGTGGATCCTGCACATCGCGGCTCGGCGTGGCCACAATGCCGCGCAAGTGGTCAATCCGGCGGTGCCCGACGGGGTGGATCAGGTGCTGGATGCGCTGGAGTCGGCCGGCGTCGTCCTCGACCCGTCGAACAACGTCATCAAGGCGTCGCCGGGGGCGCACTCGATCGGGCTCGTGTGGAACGGCGCGCTCGTGCATCCGCACCTCGTCGACCTCGTCGATCGCGTCCGGCGCACCGGGGAGTCGCTCACCGAGGAGTGCGAACTCTCCCGCGGCCCGTTCGGCGACGCCGGCATCCACTTGAGCGTGCGGGTGGCGCGTCTCGGCTCGCGGTACATCCTGCTGCTGGCGGAGGACCGCACCGAGTCCTTCCGGCTGGAGGCCGTGCGCCGTGACTTCGTCGCGAACATCAGCCACGAGCTCAAGACGCCGATCGGCGCGGTGAGCCTGCTCGCCGAGGCGCTCGACGATGCGTCGGACGACCCGGACCAGGTCCGCCGCTTCGCCCTGAGGCTCTCGGAGGAGGCGCAGCGCCTCGCCCGCATCACGCAGGACATCATCGAGCTCAGCCGCCTTCAGGCGACGGATGCGCTCGGCGACGCGACCGAGCTGTCCGCGAGCAAAGTCGTCAAGGCCGCCATCGACCAGAACCGCGTGGCCGCGGAGACGCGCAACATCGAGCTGGCCATGCGCGGCGACAAGCAGGCGATCGTGCTGGGCAACGAGGCCCTGCTCGTGACCGCGGTGCACAACCTGATCTCGAACGCCATCCAGTACTCGCCGGACGATTCCCGGGTCGGCATCGGTGTGCGCAACTCCGGTGGCGTCGTGGAGATCGCCGTGACCGACCAGGGCGAAGGCATCCCCGAGGACGACCTGGACCGCGTCTTCGAGCGGTTCTTCCGCGTCGACCAGGCGCGCTCGCGCAACACCGGCGGTACCGGGCTCGGCCTCTCCATCGTCAAGCACGCCGTGCAGAACCACGGCGGCGAGGTCCGCGTCTGGTCGCAGCCGGGTCGCGGCTCGACGTTCACGATCCGGCTTCCCGAAGCCTCCACCGTCCGACCCCCGTTAGGAGACACCCAGTGA
- the phoU gene encoding phosphate signaling complex protein PhoU — protein sequence MREVFQQELAEVQDRLVEIAELVVHSIKNATLAFNESDVTLAEDVIANDHRIDELTVLLDELSIQILARQQPVARDLRIVVSALRISASLERMGDMAEHIAQLARYRFPDKVVPKSLRSTFAEMGRLDVQIAEKLAELLRTQDIRLADEIRNDDDDIDELHISVFDKVLGETWKGQAVDTVDATLASRYHERFADHAVSIAKKVQYLATGDWAPELAS from the coding sequence ATGCGTGAAGTCTTCCAGCAGGAGCTGGCGGAAGTTCAGGACCGCCTCGTCGAGATCGCCGAGCTGGTCGTCCACTCCATCAAGAACGCGACGCTCGCGTTCAACGAGTCGGACGTGACGCTGGCCGAGGACGTCATCGCCAACGATCACCGGATCGACGAGCTCACGGTGCTGCTCGACGAGCTGTCCATCCAGATCCTCGCGCGGCAGCAGCCGGTCGCCCGCGACCTGCGCATCGTGGTCAGCGCCCTGCGGATCAGCGCGTCGCTGGAGCGCATGGGCGACATGGCCGAGCACATCGCGCAGCTGGCGCGCTACCGCTTCCCCGACAAGGTGGTCCCGAAGAGCCTGCGCTCGACCTTCGCGGAGATGGGCCGCCTCGACGTGCAGATCGCCGAGAAGCTGGCGGAGCTCCTCCGCACCCAGGACATCCGGCTCGCCGACGAGATCCGCAACGACGACGACGACATCGACGAGCTGCACATCAGCGTCTTCGACAAGGTGCTCGGCGAGACGTGGAAGGGGCAGGCGGTCGACACGGTCGACGCGACCCTCGCCTCCCGCTACCACGAGCGCTTCGCGGACCATGCGGTCTCGATCGCGAAGAAGGTGCAGTACCTGGCCACCGGCGACTGGGCTCCCGAGCTCGCCTCCTGA
- a CDS encoding response regulator transcription factor, with the protein MTSILLVEDEAALSEPLAYLLKREGYEVEVAEDGPSALAAFDRVGGDLILLDLMLPGIPGTEVCREIRTRSNVPIIMLTAKDSEVDIVVGLELGADDYVTKPYSSRELLARIRAVLRRRVEEEELEDGVLEAGTVRMDVDRHTVAVNGQEISMPLKEFELLELLLRNAGRVLTRGQLIDRVWGSDYFGDTKTLDVHIKRIRSRIEESPSEPRMLVTVRGLGYRFNA; encoded by the coding sequence GTGACATCCATCCTGCTCGTCGAGGATGAGGCCGCGCTCAGCGAGCCGCTCGCCTACTTGCTCAAGCGCGAGGGCTACGAGGTGGAGGTCGCCGAGGACGGTCCGTCCGCTCTGGCCGCCTTCGACCGGGTCGGCGGCGACCTCATCCTGCTCGACCTCATGCTGCCCGGCATCCCGGGGACAGAGGTGTGCCGTGAGATCCGCACGCGGTCCAACGTGCCGATCATCATGCTGACGGCGAAGGACTCCGAAGTGGACATCGTCGTCGGGCTGGAGCTCGGCGCGGACGACTACGTGACGAAGCCGTACTCATCGCGCGAACTGCTGGCGCGCATCCGTGCCGTGCTCCGTCGGCGGGTCGAGGAGGAGGAGCTGGAGGACGGCGTCCTCGAGGCGGGCACCGTCCGGATGGACGTCGACCGCCACACCGTCGCCGTCAACGGCCAGGAGATCTCCATGCCGCTGAAGGAATTCGAGCTGCTGGAGCTGCTGCTGCGCAACGCCGGGCGCGTGCTGACGCGCGGCCAGCTGATCGACCGGGTGTGGGGGAGCGACTACTTCGGGGACACCAAGACGCTGGATGTGCACATCAAGCGCATCCGCTCGCGGATCGAGGAGAGCCCGTCGGAGCCGCGGATGCTGGTCACCGTGCGCGGGCTCGGGTACCGCTTCAACGCGTGA